The Deltaproteobacteria bacterium genomic sequence CATCTTGTCAATAAAGGGATAAACCTCAGCTGAAAAACCAAATTCACGATAGGCTTTTTCCACAACCTCAACAGAAGTTTTTTTGCCAATCTGATGGATAAAATGAATTTGTTCTTTCATATTTTTTAGCAAGGGGAGCGCATTGAGAATTTCCTCATTGATTGTTTTGGCCCCTTGAGACCCACCAAAAATAAAAATTGTTTTTTTATTTGGTTCTGGTGCAATTTTCGCCGCCTCTTTCAAAATACTTTTTCTCACCGGAACACCCAGAACGCGCGTTTTTTTATCACCAAAAGTTTTTGCCAATTTTGGGTAGGCAACAACCACCCTGTCCACAAACGGCTTGAGAAGACGGTTTGACATGCCCGCAACGGCGTTAGGCTCTATGGTCAATGTGGGTTTGTGCATGAGAGAAGCCATCATTAAAACAGGACCCGCGGCATAGCCGCCGACACCCACAACAAGATCGGGATATTCTTTTCGGATCAAACGGCGTGATTGGCCCAATGCTTTCAGCAAACCAATGCCCGCCGTTATTTTTCCTAATCCTTTTTTGTCTGCAAGCGATGACGATTCAATCATTTCCAGTCTCCACTTCGTTTTGGGAATCACCTCTTTTTCCAAACCTCTTGGTGTTCCCACAAAAACAATTTCAATACCGGGCACTTTTTCTTCAAACGCTTCTGCCAAAGCCATACCCGGAAACAAATGCCCTCCGGTTCCTCCACATGCCAGCAGGACTTTCACGTTTTATGTCTCCCCCCCACTGTATACATTGGTGGGGTATCCGCCTTCTGATACGTTGAAACATTGAGCAAAATTCCCACCGCCAATAATGTTGTTACCAACGCGGAACCACCGTAACCGATGAAGGGCAAAACTAAACCCTTTGTGGGCAAAAGACCCATCACCACTCCCATGTTCAGGAGACTCTGCACTCCAATCAGAATCACAACACCGTAAACCAGATAGCGACCGAAAAGATCAGGCGCTTCATTCGCAATTTTCAAACCACGGTAACAAAAAAAGAGAAAAAGACCGATGGTAAATAAAACACCCAAGAGTCCCAGCTCTTCTCCCAAAACGGAAAAAATAAAATCTGTGTGCGCTTCGGGAAGATAAAAAAGTTTTTGTTGTCCGGCACCCAAACCTTTTCCCGAAAACCCACCCTCATTGAAAGCCAGCAGAGATTGAATCACCTGAAAACCGGCGCCGTAGCGGTCTCCCCACGGATTTAAAAAAGCGAGTATCCGTTTCATCCGGTACCCTTCTCCCGCAATTAATTTATAGAGAAGAGGAACTCCCGCCAAAGAAAGCCACGCCAAATGTTTCCACTGGGCCCCACCCAGATAGAGCATGCAAAGAATGGCACTCATCATGACACAGGCAGAACCCAAATCTTTTCCGAGCAGAACAAAAACGGTAATGAGGCCCGGAATAATAATGTTCGGAGCAATACCAACCGAAAATTTTTCCATCTTCTCTGTTTTTTTCTCAAGAGAGTAGGCCATAAAAATAACGATCGCAATTTTTCCAAGTTCCGAAGGCTGAAACGTGAGAGGCCCCAAATGCAACCAGCGCTTGGCTCCCCCCATGCTGACGCCCAAACTGGAAAAAAGAATCAACATGCTAAAACACAAACTGATCATCAAAAGAGGATAGACAACTTTTTTCAAATAAAAATAGGGAATGCGAATGGCAATTCCCATCATTGCGAACCCAATGGCCGCAGAGAAAGCGGTCTTTTTCAAAAAGAAAAGTCCATCCCCATATTTCTCCTGTGAAAAAACCGCAGAGGCGCTGAAAACCATTGTTAGCCCAAGCCCTGTCAACAAAAGGACCGTTAGCAACAAGGGATAATCAAAATGCTGACGCCTGACTGTATTTTCATCCCACATAATATTTCCCTTTGACAGCTCCATCATTTGTCATTTGACATCTTTATCATTTGTCATTCCTGCGAAGCTTGTCCCTGCAGGCAGTAAGCAGGGAGCCGGAATCCAGCCAGTTTTAATAGTGACTGGATCCCCGCCTTCGCGGGGATGACATTTTGAGAGTCATTGCAACGATGCTACCAACTCCGCAAATTTATT encodes the following:
- the murG gene encoding undecaprenyldiphospho-muramoylpentapeptide beta-N-acetylglucosaminyltransferase, which produces MKVLLACGGTGGHLFPGMALAEAFEEKVPGIEIVFVGTPRGLEKEVIPKTKWRLEMIESSSLADKKGLGKITAGIGLLKALGQSRRLIRKEYPDLVVGVGGYAAGPVLMMASLMHKPTLTIEPNAVAGMSNRLLKPFVDRVVVAYPKLAKTFGDKKTRVLGVPVRKSILKEAAKIAPEPNKKTIFIFGGSQGAKTINEEILNALPLLKNMKEQIHFIHQIGKKTSVEVVEKAYREFGFSAEVYPFIDKMGPFYGRADLVISRAGANALAEIVALAKPSLLIPYPFSAAGHQEKNASYLDKMRGAKMLLDKDVTGKTMAELIRAFVSIPDVLEEMKKKLQKLKGNEAAEKIVEECLELVRWYDGTMVR
- the ftsW gene encoding putative lipid II flippase FtsW gives rise to the protein MWDENTVRRQHFDYPLLLTVLLLTGLGLTMVFSASAVFSQEKYGDGLFFLKKTAFSAAIGFAMMGIAIRIPYFYLKKVVYPLLMISLCFSMLILFSSLGVSMGGAKRWLHLGPLTFQPSELGKIAIVIFMAYSLEKKTEKMEKFSVGIAPNIIIPGLITVFVLLGKDLGSACVMMSAILCMLYLGGAQWKHLAWLSLAGVPLLYKLIAGEGYRMKRILAFLNPWGDRYGAGFQVIQSLLAFNEGGFSGKGLGAGQQKLFYLPEAHTDFIFSVLGEELGLLGVLFTIGLFLFFCYRGLKIANEAPDLFGRYLVYGVVILIGVQSLLNMGVVMGLLPTKGLVLPFIGYGGSALVTTLLAVGILLNVSTYQKADTPPMYTVGGRHKT